In a single window of the Minwuia thermotolerans genome:
- a CDS encoding sarcosine oxidase subunit delta — translation MIIDHPLLGPRDIAEFICLGDAVLIERPDPAAGDAMDRFHDWLHLRDNPAGEHRELWYHEHGDRSWLVVTRDTLTHEIRRVELARDVARARGRGV, via the coding sequence ATGATCATCGACCATCCGCTGCTCGGTCCCCGCGACATTGCCGAGTTCATCTGCCTGGGCGACGCTGTACTGATCGAGCGCCCGGACCCGGCCGCCGGGGACGCCATGGACCGATTCCACGACTGGCTCCACCTGCGCGACAATCCCGCCGGCGAGCATCGGGAACTCTGGTATCACGAGCACGGCGACCGATCATGGCTGGTGGTCACGCGCGACACGCTGACCCACGAGATCAGACGCGTCGAGCTGGCCCGCGACGTCGCCCGCGCCAGAGGCCGGGGCGTATGA
- a CDS encoding sarcosine oxidase subunit alpha family protein: protein MNQPFRLHDGLIDRSATLSFTFDDRAFEGHPGDTLASALLANGVRLVGRSFKYHRPRGIFAAGSEEPNALVEVRAGARREPNTRATVAELFEGLEARSQNHRGSLKRDLLAVNDLLAPFLTAGFYYKTFMWPRRFWEKVYEPAIRNAAGLGRLSGETDPDSYDKGFLHCDLLVIGAGPAGLTAALTAARAGRRVILADEDFRLGGRLNAETLEVNGRAGAEWAAAVAGELSAMENVRVMARTTVIGAFDHGGYGALQRMTDHLPDPGAAPRQVFWRIRARHAVLAAGATERAIAFGGNERPGVMLAGAVRTYLNRYGVAPGRRVAVFTSNDDGWRTASDLREQGVEVAAVIDARDCNAPLELPGVEAVRGGRVVETRGRHALKEVRLADGRRIEADCLAVSGGWNPNVHLTCHHRGRPVWRDDIAAFVPGPDLPPGMMVAGAAAGDLTLAAALRAGREAALSALDLDGPGPDLPQAEDEPARVTALWHVAETRGRAWLDLQNDVTVKDVRLAAQEGYRAVEQVKRYTTLGMATDQGRTANVPAIGVLAETLGRSIAETGTTIFRPPYTPVPVGAFAGRSRGPDLRPIRRTPSHDWAVEQGAVFVEAGQWLRAQWFPRTGETHWRESVDREVRQVRSAVGVCDVTTLGKIEVQGRDAATFLNRIYANGFARLPVGRVRYGLMLREDGFVCDDGTAARLAEDHFVMTTTTANAGLVFRNLEFYRQCHWPDLDVHLISGTDQWAQFAVAGPRSRELLGKLVDADTDISNEAFPFMACAEITVCGGVPARLFRISFSGELAYEVAVPARYGDALIRALMAAGGPLGGVPYGTEALGVMRIEKGHPAGNELNGQTTALDLGMDRLVNRKKVAIGNVLCDRPEMKREDRSRLMGFRPVDRTRELRSGAHFVDRGEAVTTGNDLGWMSSAAWSPTLGHSIGLGFIRRGAARLGDVVVAADPLRDEMIEVEIVSPHFVDPDGERLRG, encoded by the coding sequence ATGAACCAGCCCTTCCGCCTGCATGACGGGTTGATCGACCGCAGCGCGACGCTCTCCTTCACCTTCGACGACCGGGCGTTCGAAGGACACCCGGGGGACACGCTAGCCTCGGCGCTGCTGGCCAATGGCGTGCGGCTTGTCGGCCGGTCGTTCAAGTATCACCGCCCGCGCGGCATCTTCGCCGCCGGATCGGAGGAGCCGAACGCGCTGGTGGAAGTGCGCGCCGGCGCCCGGCGTGAACCCAATACAAGGGCGACGGTCGCGGAGCTGTTCGAGGGGCTGGAGGCCCGAAGCCAGAACCACCGCGGTTCTCTGAAACGGGATCTGCTGGCGGTCAACGACCTGCTGGCGCCATTCCTCACGGCCGGCTTCTACTACAAGACGTTCATGTGGCCGCGGCGCTTCTGGGAGAAGGTCTACGAGCCGGCGATCCGCAACGCGGCGGGGCTGGGGCGCCTTTCAGGCGAGACCGACCCGGACAGTTACGACAAGGGCTTCCTGCACTGCGATCTGCTGGTGATCGGGGCCGGACCGGCCGGACTGACGGCGGCGCTGACCGCTGCCCGCGCCGGCCGGCGCGTGATCCTGGCGGATGAGGATTTCCGTCTCGGCGGCCGGCTCAATGCGGAGACGCTCGAGGTGAACGGACGCGCCGGGGCCGAATGGGCCGCCGCGGTGGCGGGCGAGCTCTCGGCCATGGAAAATGTCCGCGTCATGGCGCGGACGACCGTCATCGGCGCCTTCGATCATGGCGGCTATGGCGCGTTGCAGCGCATGACCGATCACCTGCCCGATCCGGGCGCCGCGCCGCGGCAGGTGTTCTGGCGCATCCGCGCCCGCCATGCGGTGCTCGCCGCCGGCGCCACCGAGCGGGCCATCGCCTTCGGCGGCAACGAGCGGCCCGGCGTGATGCTGGCCGGGGCCGTGCGGACCTATCTTAACCGCTACGGCGTCGCGCCCGGCCGGCGCGTGGCGGTGTTCACCAGCAACGATGATGGCTGGCGCACGGCATCCGACCTTCGCGAACAGGGCGTCGAGGTCGCGGCGGTGATCGACGCGCGCGACTGCAATGCGCCGCTGGAACTGCCGGGCGTGGAAGCCGTGCGTGGCGGGAGGGTGGTCGAGACCAGGGGACGTCATGCCCTGAAGGAGGTCCGCCTGGCGGACGGCCGGCGGATCGAGGCCGATTGTCTCGCCGTCTCCGGCGGCTGGAACCCCAACGTCCACCTGACCTGCCATCACCGCGGGCGCCCGGTCTGGCGCGACGACATTGCCGCCTTCGTGCCAGGTCCGGACCTGCCGCCCGGCATGATGGTCGCGGGCGCCGCGGCGGGCGATCTCACCCTGGCGGCGGCGCTGCGCGCGGGCCGGGAGGCGGCGCTCTCGGCGCTGGACCTGGACGGGCCCGGGCCGGACCTGCCGCAGGCCGAGGACGAGCCTGCCCGGGTGACGGCGCTCTGGCATGTCGCGGAAACCAGGGGCCGGGCCTGGCTGGATCTGCAGAACGACGTCACCGTCAAGGATGTCCGGCTCGCCGCGCAGGAGGGCTACCGTGCCGTCGAGCAGGTCAAGCGCTATACCACCCTCGGCATGGCCACCGATCAGGGCCGCACCGCCAACGTGCCGGCGATCGGCGTGCTGGCGGAGACGCTTGGCAGGTCCATCGCGGAGACGGGAACGACGATCTTCCGCCCACCCTACACCCCGGTTCCCGTCGGCGCCTTCGCCGGCCGGTCGCGCGGCCCGGATCTCCGGCCGATACGCCGCACGCCCAGCCATGACTGGGCCGTCGAGCAGGGCGCGGTTTTCGTGGAGGCAGGCCAGTGGCTCCGCGCCCAGTGGTTCCCGCGGACCGGCGAAACGCACTGGCGAGAGAGCGTCGACCGGGAGGTCCGGCAGGTGCGCTCGGCCGTGGGCGTCTGCGACGTCACGACGCTCGGCAAGATCGAGGTGCAGGGCCGTGACGCCGCGACTTTCCTCAATCGGATCTATGCCAATGGCTTTGCCAGACTGCCCGTCGGCAGGGTCCGTTATGGACTGATGCTGCGCGAGGACGGCTTCGTCTGTGACGACGGCACCGCGGCGCGGCTGGCCGAGGATCACTTCGTCATGACCACCACGACCGCCAATGCAGGGCTGGTGTTCCGCAATCTGGAGTTCTACCGCCAGTGCCACTGGCCGGACCTCGACGTGCACCTGATCTCCGGCACCGATCAGTGGGCGCAGTTCGCGGTCGCCGGCCCGCGTTCGCGCGAGTTGCTGGGCAAGCTGGTCGACGCGGATACCGACATCTCCAACGAAGCCTTTCCCTTCATGGCCTGTGCCGAAATCACGGTCTGCGGCGGCGTGCCGGCCCGGCTGTTTCGCATCTCCTTTTCCGGCGAACTGGCCTATGAGGTCGCCGTGCCGGCGCGTTATGGCGACGCCCTGATCCGGGCGCTGATGGCGGCGGGCGGGCCGCTCGGCGGCGTCCCCTACGGCACCGAGGCGCTGGGGGTGATGCGTATCGAGAAGGGGCATCCGGCCGGCAACGAACTGAACGGCCAGACCACGGCGCTGGATCTCGGCATGGACCGGCTGGTCAACAGGAAGAAGGTCGCCATCGGCAATGTCCTCTGCGACCGGCCGGAGATGAAGCGCGAGGACCGCTCGCGCCTGATGGGCTTCCGGCCCGTGGACCGCACGCGGGAGCTGCGTTCGGGCGCGCATTTCGTCGATCGGGGCGAAGCGGTGACCACCGGGAACGATCTCGGCTGGATGAGTTCGGCGGCGTGGTCGCCGACGCTGGGCCATTCGATCGGTCTCGGTTTCATCCGCCGCGGGGCAGCGCGCCTGGGCGATGTGGTTGTCGCGGCCGATCCGCTGCGGGACGAGATGATCGAGGTCGAAATCGTCTCGCCGCATTTCGTCGATCCGGACGGGGAGCGGCTGCGTGGCTGA
- a CDS encoding sarcosine oxidase subunit gamma yields MAEFELAPRSPLGGIRQDFGGVSLSEPAGLGIAAIAVPRGGDAALADAVRAVWGMELPTVGRYSIGTDGLRLIGMSPDQFFAVFPCEGPDAARIVATALGEAAWVTEQSDAWAVLDLEGPGVRAALERVCPLDLHPDLFAADLAQRTLMEHLSVIVMRLAEDRFRLMSPSSSALSFLHMVETSARNIVRGGDHGA; encoded by the coding sequence GTGGCTGAGTTCGAACTGGCTCCGCGAAGCCCGCTCGGCGGCATCCGACAGGATTTCGGCGGTGTGAGCCTGTCGGAGCCGGCCGGGCTGGGTATCGCCGCGATCGCCGTGCCACGCGGCGGCGATGCGGCGCTGGCGGACGCCGTGCGCGCGGTCTGGGGCATGGAGTTGCCGACTGTCGGCCGTTATTCGATCGGAACGGACGGCCTTCGGCTCATCGGCATGTCGCCGGACCAGTTTTTCGCGGTCTTCCCGTGCGAGGGACCCGACGCGGCGCGGATCGTGGCGACGGCGTTGGGCGAGGCGGCCTGGGTCACTGAACAATCCGACGCCTGGGCCGTGCTCGACCTGGAGGGGCCAGGGGTGCGCGCCGCCCTGGAGCGTGTCTGTCCGCTGGACCTGCATCCGGACCTCTTTGCCGCCGACTTGGCCCAGCGCACGCTGATGGAGCATCTCTCGGTCATCGTCATGCGCCTGGCGGAAGACCGCTTCCGCCTGATGTCGCCCTCGTCGTCGGCCCTGTCGTTCCTGCACATGGTCGAGACGTCGGCGCGGAACATTGTGCGCGGCGGGGATCACGGGGCATAA
- a CDS encoding NAD(P)H-dependent oxidoreductase subunit E produces the protein MQGEAERKGVWKSGKGKGRRTPKGRQLDDDALAEVRSLLGERPRRRDLLIEHLHLIQDAFGHLSAAHLRALAEEMKLAQAEVYEVATFYAHFDVVKEGETPPPPLTIRVCDSLSCELAGAQGLMRALADDFPADRVRVVRAPCMGRCDTAPALEIGHNHIDAATPAKVKAAITANDVYPHIPDYQNLAAYTARGGYVELTDLRGGARSPEEVQQTVLESGLRGLGGAGFPSGRKWSFVRSYEGPRYLAVNGDEGEPGTFKDRYFLERTPHLFLEGALIAAWAVEAERIFVYMRDEYPAVLEILRREIAALEKARLIEPGYIDLRRGAGAYICGEESAMIESIEGKRGLPRHRPPYVAEVGVFVRPTLVHNVETLHWVARIVREGPEILSSVEKNGRKGLRAYSVSGRVKEPGVKLLPAGSTIRDLIEASGGMLDGHVFKAYQPGGPSSGLLPAALDDVPLDFDMLQPHGSFIGSAAVVVLSDKDSARAAALNMLRFFEDESCGQCTPCRVGCEKAVKLMEADRWDGDLLEDLCQAMADASICGLGQAAPNPIRSTLKHFPGEV, from the coding sequence GTGCAGGGCGAGGCTGAACGCAAGGGCGTCTGGAAATCCGGAAAGGGCAAGGGGCGCCGTACGCCGAAGGGCCGTCAGCTCGACGACGACGCCCTGGCCGAGGTGCGTAGCCTGCTGGGCGAACGGCCGCGCCGCCGCGACCTGCTGATCGAGCATCTGCACCTGATCCAGGACGCCTTCGGCCATCTTTCGGCCGCCCATCTCCGCGCTCTGGCGGAGGAGATGAAACTGGCCCAGGCCGAGGTCTACGAGGTCGCCACCTTCTACGCCCATTTCGACGTGGTGAAGGAGGGCGAGACCCCGCCGCCGCCGCTGACCATCCGGGTCTGCGACTCGCTTTCCTGCGAACTGGCCGGCGCGCAGGGTCTGATGCGGGCTCTGGCGGACGATTTTCCCGCGGATCGGGTCCGGGTCGTCCGCGCGCCCTGCATGGGCCGCTGCGACACCGCGCCGGCGCTGGAGATCGGCCACAACCATATCGACGCCGCGACGCCGGCGAAGGTGAAGGCGGCGATCACGGCCAACGACGTCTACCCGCATATTCCCGACTACCAGAATCTCGCCGCCTACACCGCCAGGGGCGGCTATGTGGAACTGACCGACCTCCGCGGCGGCGCGCGTTCGCCCGAGGAAGTGCAGCAGACGGTGCTCGAGTCCGGCCTTCGCGGTCTGGGCGGCGCGGGTTTTCCATCGGGCCGCAAATGGTCTTTCGTCCGCAGCTACGAGGGGCCGCGCTATCTCGCCGTCAATGGCGACGAGGGCGAGCCCGGCACCTTCAAGGACCGCTATTTCCTTGAGCGGACGCCGCATCTCTTCCTGGAGGGCGCGCTGATCGCCGCCTGGGCGGTCGAGGCCGAACGGATCTTCGTCTACATGCGCGACGAATACCCGGCGGTGCTCGAGATCCTGCGGCGGGAGATCGCCGCCCTGGAGAAGGCGCGGCTGATCGAGCCCGGGTATATCGACCTCCGTCGTGGCGCGGGCGCCTATATCTGCGGCGAAGAGAGCGCGATGATCGAGAGCATCGAGGGCAAGCGCGGCCTGCCGCGTCACCGCCCGCCCTATGTCGCCGAGGTCGGCGTCTTCGTCCGCCCGACGCTTGTCCACAATGTCGAGACGCTCCACTGGGTCGCGCGCATCGTCCGGGAGGGTCCGGAGATTCTGAGCTCGGTCGAGAAGAACGGCCGCAAGGGGCTGCGCGCCTACTCCGTCTCCGGTCGGGTGAAGGAGCCGGGGGTGAAGCTGCTGCCCGCGGGCTCGACCATCCGCGATCTGATCGAGGCGTCCGGCGGCATGCTCGACGGTCATGTCTTCAAGGCCTACCAGCCCGGCGGTCCGTCATCCGGCCTGCTGCCGGCGGCGCTGGACGACGTGCCGCTCGACTTCGACATGCTGCAGCCTCACGGCAGTTTCATCGGCTCGGCCGCCGTGGTCGTCCTTTCCGACAAGGACAGCGCCAGGGCCGCGGCGCTCAACATGCTGCGCTTCTTCGAGGACGAGAGCTGCGGCCAGTGCACGCCCTGCCGCGTCGGTTGCGAGAAGGCGGTCAAGCTGATGGAGGCGGATCGCTGGGACGGCGACCTGCTGGAAGACCTCTGCCAGGCCATGGCTGACGCATCGATCTGCGGTCTGGGCCAGGCCGCGCCGAACCCGATAAGATCGACCCTGAAGCATTTTCCGGGGGAAGTCTGA
- a CDS encoding Spy/CpxP family protein refolding chaperone, whose translation MRLVLFAFGCLTYAAAAAADQAQPYAGQQHRAVSSYSEREVAALLAGEGRGMARPAELNGYPGPSHLLDMQEELELSGEQIAVIRAAFERMQLKARDLGARLVEAEAELDALFRDRRADPDTLVVALRKAADLRMELRETHLRAHLEVTPLLTAHQREAYALLRGYGAGHGKHGRH comes from the coding sequence ATGCGTCTCGTCCTTTTCGCGTTCGGTTGTCTGACCTATGCCGCCGCCGCCGCTGCCGATCAGGCGCAGCCCTATGCCGGGCAGCAGCACCGGGCGGTGAGCAGCTACAGCGAACGTGAAGTCGCCGCCCTGCTCGCCGGTGAGGGGCGGGGCATGGCGAGGCCGGCGGAGCTGAACGGCTATCCGGGACCGTCGCACCTGCTGGACATGCAGGAGGAACTGGAACTCAGCGGCGAACAGATCGCCGTCATCCGCGCCGCCTTCGAGCGGATGCAGTTGAAGGCGCGCGATCTCGGCGCGCGGCTGGTCGAGGCGGAGGCGGAGCTGGATGCGCTGTTCCGCGACCGCCGCGCCGATCCGGACACACTCGTCGTGGCGCTGCGGAAGGCGGCGGACCTGCGGATGGAACTGCGGGAGACGCACCTGCGCGCCCACCTGGAAGTCACGCCCCTGCTGACCGCGCACCAGCGCGAGGCCTATGCGCTGCTGCGGGGCTACGGGGCCGGACACGGCAAGCACGGAAGGCACTGA